The Periplaneta americana isolate PAMFEO1 chromosome 14, P.americana_PAMFEO1_priV1, whole genome shotgun sequence region CGCTACTAATCGCTCTGTATACGTAAATATATCCATATTTGTGTtggctaataattataataacagtaataaatatcTTCACATGCGTGGCAGTTTCATCATATACGTATAATAAGATATATTATTTCAAGAATATTTAAATGtgatacattaatttaatttaaggcaatacaaaataagaataattgattaaatggcgatcttactcgtgttaattatgtaagcatgtgtggcttacataattaatacgagtaagatcgccatttaatcaattatttatattcaagtgttaaaagtagtgtacgaaagattcaacatggacaaaATAAGAgtacatataataaaatatacgtCCACATAATGCAGCCATCGAAGTTAAGTTGGGGCGTAGGTTTGAATATCCCTCAGAACACGTACCTGACGAAGGTTTTCTttggttttctccaactgtaagaagAATTTCAGGTAATTTCAGTTCGAATTCTCGGAATAAtctccaaataccatttcgccagTTTCATGAATGGTACCGGAGCAGATGATGTAACGTCATTtagggtatatgtatgtgaacaaacacaagtattatcagaaaatgtaggctctaaatttctaaactttttataaggaaatgaactcagaattggacaaaaattacaagataccacaacaagacttattagaacttaaatatctgataaaagtatagtaagggtttctaataatattttttagaattcactttttactttaaattaaattttcgaaaattttgaaaattttcacacatattatttcctaactccacaaccattagagttAGAATTCTAAAATGTTGTAccctgatttaacatgcattagtgcaaaaggtagactacaataatgcccatttctttgaaaatagaaaaattaggtcacaaaacattatgtaaattttaatatattttatataggacaaataaaaaattaattgtattacaataaacaactctacatgtgtGAGAGTAGTTTAATTTCcagaaataattgtttattacatgcaggaaaaatattaaagatgtcagagagatcaCAACAATGTTCTGGTTACCAactgatgtaactgcagaatttatttttgtttttttttattttcatactttgataaaactggtttaaaaatattattttggtaacctttttttatacttttaccagatatttaagttctaataagtcttgttgtggtaccttgtaattttttttttctaattgtgagttcattttcttataagattaagaaatttagagcctgcattttctgataatatttgttgtCGTTCACGTTCATATACCCTTAATTGAtatatttacaatacgtaagagcaaaaatataacattgttaaCATAACACAATGTAACGTGTTAAAGACAATACGTAAGAgcaaaaatataacattgttaaCATAACACAATGTAACGTGTTAAAGAAGAAATTATAGAGTTTGACGAAGCACGACAAATCCCAttataacatattacaataacacatgatatttactgtcataaagttaaatacaatgtaataaagTAGAATATTGGGTACTTGTTTAAGTTAATAAACatcttttcatgtttttatattgttatatcGCGTTTGTTTCAATTGTTGAAAGGAATTCCACCAAAAATCGGTCATCACTACCGACAGAAGATGATGGACTTCTGGAATAATCGCCTACCTGATTTATTGAGAAACCTACCACCGAATGAATCCGCTAGTCGCATGGAGAGACCTGAAATTTTACCACCAGATGATCCTTATCTAggaaaaccaaaatattacaATCATATCCCCAAGCCAGGTTATACCGTGTACAGACCTCCTCTAATCCCTGCTACCCAGACACCGGTTTATGGTACAATTGTGAGTAGCAGTGGAGATAAGTCTAGAGCGACCTCTACTGTATTGTTGGGTGTAGACGGGGGATTTGGCTCTAGGTTACCTTCTGCAAAGTCTCCGAGTGCAGTGGAACAGCCACAGGAAGTGGAAACTGGAAGTTCATCCTCAATGGCAATGAGCATAGTTATTGTAATAGGAGTGTGTTTGCTTTTAGTAAACTTATGCGCATTTGCGGGTCTCTATTATCAACGTGACAGACTGCGTGTTCAGGAGAGAATTATGAAGAAGAGGTATGAAGATGTTGAAACAACAAATAATGACGATGGGTTCATGAAGAAACCGTCAACTAACGATGAATGTGTTAACATAGCAACGTTAGATGCAAAGGCGAAGAGAGATTTAGTGAAAAAGAAGAAGGGACAACATAGTGGGGATGAATTGTACGAGGCTGTAAGGAGCAGAGATAAAGCTATTGATAACGTTGAAAATTTGGATGTCGATGACGACGGTGGTGAAAGTAGTTTAAAAAAGTGGAGACTGTCAAGACAATGCAGTGCAAGCACCATGGACCCACACACGAAAGTAAGGGAATGGATTGCACATGAAATTGTTCAGAGATGTTCTCCGAGATTTTTAAGACGTACAAAATTCCAGGCTCAACAACCAACAAATTGTCCCATTCTACAGAAAGACAACAGTTTTCATACATCAATAGGAAAACAGTCATCAACTGTAATACTTCCTGCAGGGAATTGTGAAACAAACCCAAGTTCTCCAGCTTTGTCAAAGCCGACTACTACAACAACTCTGCAAAGGACGAAAGTAAAGAAAGTATCAGTGGCTGTAGATGCTACTCCTGCTGCTCGAAGTGCTAGTGTATTGAAACAGATCCCAATTGAACAGATGAGCAAATCGATGGAGGAATTAGGAGGTAAGAAATGTATCTCCACATCTGAGATCACATTCCAGCAAAAGAAAGCCCCTCTTAAGAGATCAGAAACTTGCAGAGAAAGTTTAGCGAGATCATCTTCATCACCAGCTCCTTCTCATTCACCACAAAGAGATACTGTCCTCAGAAGAAGTACTACAAGTATCAGTCTAAAGGTAGTGCCTTCAATATTGAAGAAACCTAATAATGGTCTCCAAATTGTTCATAGCCATTCAAGATCTGATCCTGTTCATAATACAACTCAAGTAATTCCTCAAAATGCGCCACAGTTCAGTACTATTTCACAACACACCACTCAACAAATTTGTAATATACCAATGGGTTCAAAAGACGAGTTGCCTATTATGAGAAAACCTGAATTGAGGACTTTTCCTAAATCAGGATGTTGTGTAAATTCCCAGATTTGTAAGCAGGAAATTGGGACAGATAGTACACCCACAATGAATCGTCCTAAAGATATAAATGTAACATCAAGAGACAGCAATATGAATCAAGAAGAAAAGTTAACAAATGCCGACCCACTGAAAAATATTCAGAGAAGAAACTTTCCAAAAGTATTACCTGATTTACCGCAGGATGCGGTTACATCACTTGACAAAGATATTGAACAAGATTCTGTACTTGTTCAATCTAATACAGGAAAAAGACGGTCTTTACCACCACCTACACAACTGATGACAGGTCTTATTCCAACAAACAGTATTTCACAACCTACAACACCAACAAGTGTCTATCAAAAAGATATCCATACACAAACGCAGGCTGGGAAAGTACCACCACCTCCACCTCCTAGGGTGTCGTCGACCTTGGGAAGAAAACCAAACAGCACAAATCCAATAAATCCATTGACAGCACCAGATAATGCTcagaaaatttcgaaattgaaagcTTCAGACTTTCCTTCTTCTCCGATTTATAGTCAAAGACCAGAACCGAGAGTCATTATCAAACCAACAAGCACAGCTCCAGTAACACGTAATCTTTCTGCAACACAGCAAGGCAGGACGAAACAACAGATACCTAGAGTTGTTCACAACACAGGGGATGATTATCCATTGACACCAACAGGTCTCCATCACTGTGC contains the following coding sequences:
- the LOC138713609 gene encoding uncharacterized protein isoform X1, which encodes MYYEYRKMASLEYKVRYQKFATVEVFFVPLLSILAFSSIISGVNCGIIYDMNHGGALTREIEIKQGKLIGVRLEPTSQIRLQPVDVFLGIPYAAAPTGSQRFMPPGSPPQWMGTKLFHNFGPVCPQNLPDLNEKEKNRMPEGRANYLRRLFPYLTENQSEDCLYLNIYAPAQKGGMTKSNPKYPVIVFIHGESFEWNSGNLYDGSILASFGGVVVVTLNFRLGILGFLRPGVGEHTVSNFGLLDQIAALQWIKENIQEFGGDPNSVTLMGHGTGAACVNYLMVSPVSQGMHASGLFRRAILMSGTALADWALTTSSVITIQVAQALNCALKDTNNEMASCLRKKRLEEIMDVKVEVPEFKTRFGPMVDGSVVPNDPFQLIGVYKDLFSRFELLYGVTELESYNLLDAVSLQYGMLEQDRDKKIRSYVQERFQYLPDLSLAETLKAYNVTRRRTSASSQSIAETNRDILLDVLSDARVAAPMVQTANFHSSVNPQSYFYVFSHTSSHGHYTGVKIDKSIHGEELPYVFGVPLGSGMFPSHYHYNEPERQLSQAIMTFWTNFAKTGNPNVPQREPFLSHYELEWSEYDVVNQTYFNLGIPPKIGHHYRQKMMDFWNNRLPDLLRNLPPNESASRMERPEILPPDDPYLGKPKYYNHIPKPGYTVYRPPLIPATQTPVYGTIVSSSGDKSRATSTVLLGVDGGFGSRLPSAKSPSAVEQPQEVETGSSSSMAMSIVIVIGVCLLLVNLCAFAGLYYQRDRLRVQERIMKKRYEDVETTNNDDGFMKKPSTNDECVNIATLDAKAKRDLVKKKKGQHSGDELYEAVRSRDKAIDNVENLDVDDDGGESSLKKWRLSRQCSASTMDPHTKVREWIAHEIVQRCSPRFLRRTKFQAQQPTNCPILQKDNSFHTSIGKQSSTVILPAGNCETNPSSPALSKPTTTTTLQRTKVKKVSVAVDATPAARSASVLKQIPIEQMSKSMEELGGKKCISTSEITFQQKKAPLKRSETCRESLARSSSSPAPSHSPQRDTVLRRSTTSISLKVVPSILKKPNNGLQIVHSHSRSDPVHNTTQVIPQNAPQFSTISQHTTQQICNIPMGSKDELPIMRKPELRTFPKSGCCVNSQICKQEIGTDSTPTMNRPKDINVTSRDSNMNQEEKLTNADPLKNIQRRNFPKVLPDLPQDAVTSLDKDIEQDSVLVQSNTGKRRSLPPPTQLMTGLIPTNSISQPTTPTSVYQKDIHTQTQAGKVPPPPPPRVSSTLGRKPNSTNPINPLTAPDNAQKISKLKASDFPSSPIYSQRPEPRVIIKPTSTAPVTRNLSATQQGRTKQQIPRVVHNTGDDYPLTPTGLHHCASSDGPAPGLTLSRQSSLRSQDESIATRVKNPTTELTTQPQVHKTIQRTDVSTATPPLQTASTERKMPTKKSTETSSSQMSPSDDNSSNTGTVRRVKKTNDGKTHVSTGRSEDSTSVSKGSTVPKTWYAQYNQSFLSKTKDSDN